One region of Emys orbicularis isolate rEmyOrb1 chromosome 6, rEmyOrb1.hap1, whole genome shotgun sequence genomic DNA includes:
- the LOC135879893 gene encoding small ribosomal subunit protein uS14-like, with translation MGHQQLSWSHPRKFGQGSRSCRMCSNRHSLIRKYRLNMCWQCFRQYAKDIGFIKLKS, from the coding sequence ATGGGTCACCAGCAGCTCTCCTGGAGCCACCCCAGGAAGTTCGGCCAGGGCTCCCGCTCGTGCCGCATGTGCTCGAACCGCCACAGCCTGATCCGCAAGTACAGGCTGAACATGTGCTGGCAGTGCTTCCGCCAGTACGCCAAGGACATCGGCTTCATCAAGCTGAAATCATAA